A region of Rhizorhabdus wittichii RW1 DNA encodes the following proteins:
- a CDS encoding Ketosteroid isomerase-like protein: MSSAQDSADIVKRFFDAFNAGDIAAAFATLSPDIEWTYHGPRDRIPFAGTFVGHAGVQDFFARVGQVIEVKEMTPIALVGVGDQVFGRGIEHSMSLATGREYRVQWSHVYEVKDGLMTRFDEFIDTAAVADCLTAEP; encoded by the coding sequence ATGAGCAGTGCCCAGGACAGCGCCGACATCGTCAAGCGCTTCTTCGATGCGTTCAACGCCGGGGACATCGCGGCCGCCTTCGCGACCCTGTCGCCGGACATCGAATGGACCTATCATGGTCCGCGCGACCGGATTCCCTTTGCCGGGACCTTCGTCGGCCATGCGGGCGTGCAGGACTTCTTCGCCCGGGTCGGCCAGGTGATCGAGGTCAAGGAGATGACCCCGATCGCGCTGGTGGGCGTGGGCGACCAGGTGTTCGGACGTGGGATCGAGCACAGCATGTCGCTGGCGACCGGTAGGGAGTATCGGGTGCAATGGTCGCACGTCTATGAGGTGAAGGACGGCCTGATGACGCGCTTCGACGAGTTCATCGATACCGCGGCCGTCGCGGACTGCCTGACGGCGGAGCCATGA